A stretch of the uncultured Campylobacter sp. genome encodes the following:
- a CDS encoding DedA family protein has translation MEEFFTKLLIEYGYIILFVWCIMEGEMALIMAGILSHQTHMHIAPAIFVAGLGGFVGDQIYFYLGRYNKKYIAKKLHTQRRKFAIAHIMLKKYGWPIIFIQRYMYGFRVIIPMTIGLTGYSAKKYALINLISAWCWAAITIIPAWVLGEHILEILHKAKEHWYVAVPVVAIFLGTLLYGFKRIENKILNERKHRGAISNSK, from the coding sequence ATGGAAGAATTTTTTACGAAACTACTTATCGAGTACGGCTACATCATACTTTTCGTCTGGTGCATAATGGAAGGCGAAATGGCGCTCATAATGGCGGGCATCCTCTCTCATCAAACGCATATGCATATCGCGCCGGCTATCTTCGTAGCAGGCCTGGGCGGCTTTGTCGGCGATCAAATTTACTTTTATCTAGGCCGCTACAACAAAAAATATATCGCAAAAAAGCTTCATACCCAGCGCCGAAAATTCGCCATCGCGCACATAATGCTGAAAAAATACGGCTGGCCGATCATCTTTATCCAGCGCTATATGTACGGCTTTCGCGTCATCATACCGATGACCATAGGCCTAACAGGATACAGCGCGAAAAAATACGCGCTCATAAACCTAATAAGCGCGTGGTGCTGGGCCGCGATCACGATAATCCCCGCGTGGGTTTTGGGCGAGCACATACTTGAAATTTTACACAAAGCAAAAGAGCACTGGTATGTCGCAGTGCCGGTAGTAGCGATATTTTTGGGCACTTTGCTCTACGGTTTTAAGCGCATAGAAAATAAAATTTTAAACGAAAGGAAACATAGAGGTGCAATTTCAAATAGTAAATAA
- a CDS encoding MFS transporter: MRNSSIITIRSMFALFVGMAFLFVGNGLIISSAGVELKKMGADELETGFVIAVFFVGAMIATIFSHKIVSKVGHIRSFGIFASLFGIAAMFHDLSQNLYFWAFLRGCLGFCYYSILMIIESWLNARARNEVRSRVLAFYEITFYVCFGLGILVLSLNLSTSHVLLLSAAFILFSSIPLNLIRIKEPPIPEKKSVSIPKVFALVPLALITSIVAGILINGFFAMASVYILLQGYGAREVSFFMTVAMAGGFIAHSLIGGFSDKFGRRPAIMCCAGVSLFAAICFLALKPSIYAQYVLSFFLGSGAFCLYALSLARANDVLKHKNQGIEVGRAVLFSYSFGSLLSSVIMGASMQILGFDGFMWVYVALLAFLIAFCLTQKTVPLESRSDFEHSPGTMANS; this comes from the coding sequence ATGAGAAATAGCTCGATAATAACGATTAGATCGATGTTTGCACTATTTGTGGGGATGGCGTTTTTGTTTGTGGGAAACGGCCTCATCATCAGCTCTGCGGGCGTCGAGCTAAAAAAAATGGGCGCGGACGAGCTAGAGACGGGATTTGTCATCGCGGTATTTTTCGTTGGAGCTATGATAGCTACGATATTTTCGCACAAAATCGTCTCAAAAGTCGGCCACATCAGGAGCTTTGGGATATTTGCGTCGCTTTTTGGTATCGCGGCGATGTTTCACGACCTTAGCCAAAATCTCTACTTTTGGGCGTTTTTGCGCGGGTGTTTGGGATTTTGCTACTACTCGATCTTGATGATAATCGAAAGCTGGCTCAACGCGCGCGCTAGAAACGAAGTGCGCTCGCGAGTACTGGCATTTTACGAGATCACGTTTTACGTATGTTTTGGGCTGGGCATCCTCGTGCTATCGCTAAATTTATCCACTTCTCACGTGCTTTTGCTTAGCGCGGCGTTTATTTTGTTTTCGAGTATTCCTTTAAATTTAATCCGCATCAAAGAGCCGCCGATCCCCGAAAAAAAGAGCGTCTCGATCCCGAAGGTCTTTGCGCTCGTGCCTTTGGCGCTCATTACCAGCATCGTGGCGGGCATCCTCATAAACGGCTTTTTTGCGATGGCTAGCGTTTATATCCTGCTGCAAGGATACGGCGCGAGGGAGGTTTCGTTTTTTATGACCGTCGCGATGGCGGGCGGCTTTATCGCCCACTCTCTCATCGGCGGTTTTTCGGATAAATTCGGCCGCCGCCCCGCGATAATGTGCTGCGCGGGCGTGTCGCTATTTGCGGCTATTTGCTTTTTGGCGCTTAAGCCCTCTATCTACGCGCAGTATGTTTTGTCGTTTTTTCTAGGCTCGGGAGCCTTTTGTCTCTATGCGTTATCGCTTGCCCGCGCCAACGACGTTTTAAAACATAAAAATCAAGGCATCGAAGTAGGGCGTGCCGTACTTTTTAGTTACTCTTTCGGCTCGCTTCTTTCGTCCGTGATAATGGGCGCTAGCATGCAAATTTTAGGCTTTGACGGCTTTATGTGGGTTTACGTGGCGTTGCTTGCGTTTCTCATCGCGTTTTGCCTCACGCAAAAGACCGTTCCGCTTGAAAGCAGAAGCGACTTTGAGCACAGCCCCGGCACGATGGCAAATAGCTAA
- the apt gene encoding adenine phosphoribosyltransferase gives MKELDKAGKEFLLNSIRCINDFPKPGIVFRDITTLLNNKEAFNFLMDHLVARYEGADIDFIAGIESRGFIFAAALAARLRLPFVPIRKPKKLPYITISQKYSLEYGVDEVQIHVDAFGEKAGAKVLLIDDLIATGGTAKASVELINQTNAVCVEACFLIDLRDLGGSANLRSLTKIYSILEL, from the coding sequence ATGAAAGAACTAGACAAAGCGGGGAAGGAATTTTTATTAAATTCTATCCGCTGCATAAACGATTTTCCAAAACCGGGCATAGTATTTCGCGACATCACGACGCTGCTAAACAACAAAGAGGCGTTTAATTTTTTAATGGATCATCTAGTTGCCAGATACGAGGGCGCCGATATCGATTTCATCGCGGGCATCGAGTCGCGCGGATTTATATTCGCAGCGGCTTTGGCGGCTAGACTGCGGCTACCTTTCGTGCCGATTAGAAAGCCTAAAAAACTGCCGTATATCACGATCTCGCAAAAATACAGCCTAGAATACGGCGTGGACGAAGTACAAATTCACGTCGATGCATTCGGCGAAAAAGCGGGCGCAAAAGTGCTTTTAATCGACGACCTAATCGCTACGGGAGGCACGGCTAAAGCTAGCGTCGAGCTAATCAATCAAACAAACGCCGTTTGCGTAGAGGCCTGCTTTTTGATCGATTTAAGGGATCTGGGCGGTAGCGCAAATTTACGCTCGCTAACTAAAATTTACAGCATTTTGGAGCTATGA
- a CDS encoding AtpZ/AtpI family protein yields MARINLGEVVKGAEQLSLGISIVVAILIGSGAGYWIMKETGWTWTLFAGVAVGIAAAALNIKKAYDAQIKSLEQLKDESKIKPTKDDDEDDE; encoded by the coding sequence ATGGCTAGGATAAATTTAGGCGAGGTCGTAAAAGGCGCCGAGCAGCTAAGTCTTGGCATCTCTATCGTCGTAGCGATTCTTATCGGCTCTGGCGCGGGGTACTGGATCATGAAGGAAACGGGCTGGACGTGGACGCTGTTTGCGGGCGTAGCTGTCGGTATCGCAGCAGCCGCGCTAAACATCAAAAAGGCCTACGACGCGCAGATAAAAAGCCTTGAGCAGCTAAAAGACGAGAGTAAAATTAAACCCACGAAAGACGACGACGAGGACGATGAGTGA
- the lepB gene encoding signal peptidase I, with product MKKAFNKFLDFSNSWTGTVVIVLLVIFFVAQAFVIPSGSMKDTLLVGDHLFVKKFSYGISTPRIPWIEVKILPDFNGNGHLIEGAKPQRGDIVVFRYPHDEKIHYVKRNFAVGGDEVIFTEKALFLHPHEGEEFIKANFDEKDIVKLGGKLFVKEPYKFGGIHYDEKVNLFELAVNYLNASKFAMQPVIVNELPSVGNYPFNAFYFQVPEGEFFMIGDNRDHSNDSRFWGPVAYKNIVGKPWFVYFSWDDEYKIRWNRVGKSVDFIQNSPELLDAARAEAKNDGNKIE from the coding sequence TTGAAAAAAGCGTTTAATAAATTTTTAGATTTTTCAAACAGCTGGACGGGCACGGTCGTCATCGTCTTGCTCGTGATTTTCTTTGTCGCACAGGCCTTCGTGATACCGTCTGGTTCGATGAAGGACACACTTTTAGTCGGCGATCATCTTTTCGTTAAAAAATTTAGCTACGGCATCTCGACTCCGCGCATTCCGTGGATAGAGGTCAAGATTTTGCCCGATTTCAACGGTAACGGCCATCTCATCGAGGGAGCAAAACCGCAGCGCGGCGATATCGTGGTTTTTCGCTATCCTCACGATGAAAAGATCCACTACGTCAAGCGAAATTTCGCAGTCGGCGGCGATGAAGTGATATTTACGGAAAAAGCGCTATTTTTGCACCCGCACGAGGGCGAGGAGTTTATAAAGGCAAATTTCGACGAAAAAGATATCGTTAAACTAGGCGGCAAACTTTTCGTCAAAGAGCCTTATAAATTCGGCGGCATCCACTACGACGAGAAGGTAAATTTATTTGAACTAGCCGTAAACTACCTAAACGCAAGCAAATTCGCCATGCAACCCGTTATCGTAAACGAGCTACCAAGCGTAGGCAACTATCCGTTTAACGCATTTTATTTTCAGGTTCCCGAAGGCGAGTTTTTCATGATCGGCGATAACCGCGACCACTCAAACGACAGCCGTTTTTGGGGCCCCGTGGCATACAAAAATATCGTCGGCAAGCCTTGGTTTGTATATTTTAGCTGGGACGACGAATACAAAATCAGATGGAACAGAGTCGGCAAGAGCGTGGATTTTATACAAAACTCGCCCGAGCTACTAGACGCCGCCAGAGCAGAAGCTAAAAACGACGGAAACAAGATCGAATGA
- a CDS encoding FlhB-like flagellar biosynthesis protein produces the protein MAKVQKTKKAVALGYNRQKDNAPKVLATGSGEVAKNIINLAKSHDIPIKEDADLIEVLSKVDLNEEVPPNLYKAVAEIFSFLYQMTNKK, from the coding sequence TTGGCAAAAGTGCAAAAAACTAAAAAAGCCGTGGCTCTTGGCTACAACCGTCAAAAAGATAATGCCCCAAAAGTGCTGGCGACGGGTTCGGGCGAAGTGGCGAAAAACATCATAAATCTAGCCAAATCTCACGACATTCCGATCAAAGAAGATGCCGATCTAATCGAGGTTCTAAGCAAGGTCGATCTAAACGAGGAAGTCCCGCCAAATCTCTATAAGGCAGTCGCCGAAATCTTTAGCTTTTTGTATCAAATGACGAATAAAAAATAG
- a CDS encoding flagellar hook-length control protein FliK: MESVNNAIGSQIATQSAVGGALPKTGGVGGANAGQTGQAGETKNLFKNQPAPSQNLDSEAADNAVKDLDKLVNKLLDELKSSPTQAKELAAQAKNLQLSPNLAKDMKSLVALAENEPDLKEFALKLKEFLKPVADLKNAPLNEQIKNSGIMLEANLKDALNGKFNLPSAINKLFGDIKNLSNQQLLEQISALAKDDSLSTNESFARLDQILQNAKTAAKDTLAGSPFKQLFEIADKLENAAKFMDKQANAMSGSGLSLNEKTLNAELNKVSQLLANAGEKMQNLNSEKLGQNRGFALNFAELKSAIKDLTDELGALAASQDKFNDFAQKIVRDGAEGSEGATLQDKLQNAARKLNFALQIADKAGFEAKNNLDEVGKLIKQQNIARGELGAVTPKSAEETAKLLQNDVKSALLNMQSKSPDASPVKDAASKLLAQIEMHQLASAAAGGVQTYLPYVWEGVEGGNIRFKQGKKQKHYAQIDLNFQNFGQINIMMVLSENKYIDLAIATQKEEFKELILSGAKELKRAIGEQGLIVSNFSLKTMPKLRLSGVYGGLDKLDMGFDKKA; the protein is encoded by the coding sequence ATGGAATCAGTAAATAACGCTATAGGCTCGCAAATCGCGACCCAGTCCGCAGTCGGCGGCGCGCTACCCAAAACAGGCGGAGTAGGCGGCGCAAACGCCGGACAGACGGGTCAGGCGGGCGAAACCAAAAATCTTTTTAAAAATCAGCCCGCGCCCTCGCAAAATTTAGACTCCGAAGCCGCAGATAACGCCGTAAAGGATTTAGACAAGCTCGTAAATAAGCTTTTAGACGAGCTAAAATCAAGCCCTACGCAGGCCAAAGAGCTGGCCGCGCAGGCTAAAAATCTCCAGCTCTCGCCAAATCTCGCAAAAGATATGAAAAGCCTCGTCGCGCTTGCCGAAAATGAGCCCGATCTAAAGGAATTCGCGCTTAAACTAAAGGAGTTTTTAAAACCCGTCGCCGATCTAAAAAACGCGCCGCTAAACGAGCAGATAAAAAACTCGGGCATCATGCTGGAGGCAAATTTAAAAGACGCGCTAAACGGCAAATTTAACCTACCCAGCGCGATAAATAAGCTCTTCGGCGACATAAAAAATCTCTCCAATCAGCAGCTTTTGGAGCAAATTTCAGCCTTGGCTAAGGATGATAGCCTAAGCACGAACGAGAGCTTTGCGAGGCTTGATCAAATTTTACAAAACGCTAAAACTGCGGCCAAAGATACGCTAGCGGGCTCGCCTTTTAAACAGCTTTTTGAGATCGCTGATAAGCTCGAAAACGCGGCTAAATTTATGGATAAGCAAGCAAACGCGATGAGCGGTAGCGGACTAAGCCTAAACGAAAAAACTCTAAACGCCGAGCTAAATAAAGTCTCGCAGCTGCTGGCAAACGCGGGCGAAAAAATGCAAAATTTAAACAGCGAAAAGCTAGGTCAAAACAGGGGTTTTGCTTTAAATTTCGCCGAGCTAAAAAGCGCGATAAAAGATCTAACGGACGAGCTTGGCGCGCTTGCGGCCTCGCAGGATAAATTTAACGATTTCGCGCAAAAAATCGTCCGAGACGGCGCGGAAGGAAGCGAGGGTGCAACGCTGCAAGACAAACTACAAAATGCGGCTAGAAAGTTAAATTTCGCCTTGCAAATCGCCGATAAAGCGGGCTTTGAAGCAAAAAATAACTTAGATGAAGTCGGCAAGCTAATCAAGCAGCAAAATATAGCTCGCGGCGAGCTTGGCGCAGTGACGCCAAAAAGCGCCGAAGAGACGGCAAAACTCCTGCAAAACGACGTAAAAAGCGCGCTTTTAAACATGCAGTCAAAGTCTCCGGATGCTAGCCCCGTAAAAGACGCCGCCTCAAAGCTACTCGCTCAAATCGAGATGCACCAGCTAGCCTCCGCGGCCGCAGGCGGCGTGCAGACCTATCTGCCCTACGTCTGGGAGGGCGTAGAGGGCGGAAATATCAGGTTTAAGCAGGGCAAAAAGCAAAAGCACTACGCGCAAATCGACCTAAATTTTCAAAATTTCGGCCAAATCAACATCATGATGGTGCTTAGCGAAAACAAATACATCGACCTTGCGATCGCGACGCAAAAAGAGGAGTTTAAGGAGCTCATCTTAAGCGGCGCGAAGGAGCTAAAAAGGGCTATCGGCGAGCAGGGGCTGATAGTGTCGAATTTTAGCCTAAAAACCATGCCAAAGCTGCGTCTTAGCGGCGTTTACGGCGGTCTGGATAAGCTTGATATGGGCTTTGATAAAAAGGCGTAA
- a CDS encoding c-type cytochrome, whose amino-acid sequence MKIWLILGLLCGAAFASDFITKNEYAKMLYQNPRGIGCDKCHGSGGEGSVIAKYKEENKKTKVKEEKELVAPRINNLDLETFKKGVLGARSMMPSYFLTDEEINLLYEYVINFNKDKK is encoded by the coding sequence ATGAAAATTTGGCTGATTTTAGGGCTACTTTGCGGCGCGGCGTTTGCGAGCGATTTTATCACGAAAAACGAATACGCGAAGATGCTCTATCAAAACCCGCGCGGCATCGGCTGCGACAAGTGTCACGGCAGCGGCGGCGAGGGCAGCGTGATCGCAAAATACAAAGAAGAAAATAAAAAAACCAAAGTAAAAGAGGAAAAGGAACTGGTAGCTCCTAGGATAAATAATCTTGATTTAGAGACGTTTAAAAAAGGCGTACTTGGCGCAAGGAGCATGATGCCCAGCTACTTTTTAACCGACGAAGAGATAAATTTGCTTTACGAATACGTGATAAATTTTAATAAGGATAAAAAATGA
- a CDS encoding potassium transporter TrkA produces the protein MNFKLIAVYGAFEALLLLSSAVFGRAWFYSSQVAFAGSLLVLSATFRAYKKRVQNGVRDYDACADDDIDEWGENHEEFPDRPAEAKFDGHDPHRKDAKCLDALNSEDYAKTDAQLNLKDENERVKFGEQNLNDAGQSGGSNLSLANESNLNESNQNSEAKPSKKQNFARNLKQNSPNYFTAFVPFRLIAYAVLVVGFLALKRQDNLDIAAFLIALAAMPAGALIYGVKSNEK, from the coding sequence GTGAATTTTAAGCTCATTGCCGTTTACGGCGCGTTTGAGGCTTTGTTGTTGCTAAGCTCTGCGGTATTTGGCCGCGCGTGGTTTTACAGCTCGCAGGTCGCGTTTGCGGGCTCGCTTTTGGTGCTGTCCGCGACCTTTAGAGCCTACAAAAAACGCGTGCAAAACGGCGTACGAGACTACGACGCCTGTGCGGACGACGACATAGACGAGTGGGGCGAAAATCACGAGGAGTTTCCTGATCGCCCAGCGGAGGCTAAATTTGACGGGCATGACCCGCACCGCAAAGACGCTAAATGCTTGGATGCGTTAAATTCGGAGGACTACGCAAAAACGGACGCGCAGCTAAATTTAAAAGACGAAAACGAGCGGGTTAAATTTGGCGAGCAAAATTTAAACGACGCAGGCCAAAGCGGCGGGTCAAATTTAAGCCTGGCAAACGAGTCAAATTTAAACGAATCAAATCAAAATAGCGAAGCCAAGCCCTCAAAAAAGCAAAATTTCGCGCGTAATTTAAAGCAAAATTCGCCCAACTATTTCACCGCCTTCGTGCCTTTTCGGCTGATCGCGTATGCGGTTTTGGTCGTTGGATTTTTGGCGCTAAAAAGACAAGACAACCTTGATATCGCCGCGTTTTTGATCGCGCTTGCGGCGATGCCCGCGGGCGCTTTGATATATGGAGTAAAAAGCAATGAGAAATAG
- the hemL gene encoding glutamate-1-semialdehyde 2,1-aminomutase gives MTNKEAFELAKIYIPGGVDSPVRAFGSVGGEPFIVDRGEGAYLVDIEGNRYLDFIQSWGPLIFGHCDPDIESAVIATAKKGLSFGAPSNLETRLAKLICDEFINVEKVRFVSSGTEATMSAIRVARGFSGKDGLIKFEGCYHGHSDALLVKAGSGATTYGNASSGGVPADVVKNTYLARYNDLESVRAIFEANKGKIGALIIEPIAGNMGLVPASNEFLSGLRRLCDENGAVLIFDEVMSGFRASRRGSFEFNGIKADLVTFGKVIGGGCPAAAFGGRAAIMDCLSPLGAVYQAGTLSGNPVAMAAGIASLSKIFADEGLYAELSKKANLLMRGFAEAAKKHGIELQTTVRGSMFGFFFNQNEVKNYDDALKSDVNLYAKFHANMLKRGVYLAPSQFETGFVCKAMSDEDIVFAVKAADESFDEITDEMHDEHERMQGVKARIAELEERLKEAKLEREKIKEQIKNSWGFV, from the coding sequence ATGACGAACAAAGAAGCTTTTGAACTGGCGAAAATTTATATCCCGGGCGGCGTGGATTCGCCCGTTCGCGCGTTTGGCAGCGTCGGCGGCGAGCCTTTTATAGTAGATCGCGGCGAGGGCGCGTATCTAGTCGATATCGAGGGCAATCGCTATCTGGACTTCATCCAGAGCTGGGGGCCGCTCATCTTTGGACACTGCGACCCGGATATCGAGAGCGCGGTGATAGCGACGGCTAAAAAAGGGCTTAGCTTTGGTGCTCCGTCAAATTTAGAAACAAGGCTAGCTAAACTAATCTGCGACGAGTTTATAAACGTAGAAAAGGTGCGCTTCGTAAGCTCGGGCACCGAGGCCACGATGAGCGCGATACGCGTGGCGCGCGGCTTTAGCGGTAAGGACGGACTGATAAAATTTGAAGGCTGCTATCACGGGCATAGCGACGCGCTTTTGGTAAAGGCAGGCAGCGGCGCTACGACGTACGGCAACGCTTCAAGCGGCGGCGTGCCTGCCGATGTGGTAAAAAACACCTATCTAGCGCGCTACAACGATTTAGAAAGCGTGCGAGCGATATTTGAGGCAAATAAGGGCAAAATCGGCGCTCTCATCATCGAGCCTATCGCGGGAAATATGGGGCTAGTGCCTGCTAGCAACGAGTTTTTAAGCGGGCTTAGGCGACTTTGCGACGAAAACGGCGCGGTGTTAATTTTTGACGAGGTTATGAGTGGATTTCGCGCGAGCAGGCGCGGATCGTTCGAATTTAACGGTATAAAGGCCGATCTAGTAACGTTTGGTAAAGTTATCGGCGGAGGTTGCCCGGCGGCAGCGTTTGGCGGACGGGCCGCTATCATGGACTGCCTAAGTCCGCTAGGCGCAGTGTATCAAGCAGGCACGCTAAGCGGCAATCCCGTAGCTATGGCCGCAGGCATCGCAAGCCTAAGTAAAATTTTTGCCGACGAGGGTTTATACGCCGAGCTAAGTAAAAAGGCTAATTTGCTAATGAGAGGCTTTGCCGAGGCCGCTAAAAAGCACGGTATCGAGCTGCAAACGACGGTGCGAGGCTCGATGTTCGGATTTTTCTTTAATCAAAACGAGGTTAAAAACTACGACGACGCGCTAAAAAGCGACGTGAATTTATACGCCAAATTTCACGCAAATATGCTAAAGCGCGGCGTTTATCTAGCGCCTAGCCAGTTTGAGACGGGCTTTGTTTGCAAGGCGATGAGCGACGAGGATATAGTTTTTGCAGTTAAGGCCGCCGACGAGAGCTTTGACGAGATCACGGACGAGATGCACGACGAGCACGAGAGGATGCAGGGCGTAAAAGCCAGGATCGCCGAGCTGGAGGAGCGGCTAAAAGAGGCAAAACTAGAGCGAGAAAAAATAAAAGAGCAGATAAAAAATAGTTGGGGATTTGTCTGA
- the folD gene encoding bifunctional methylenetetrahydrofolate dehydrogenase/methenyltetrahydrofolate cyclohydrolase FolD, translating to MTILDGKNVSAQVKERVKNEALNLKNQGIEPALAVILVGEDKASQTYVAAKEKACIACEIKSVMHRLPESTTQSELIALIDVLNLDDGIDGILVQLPLPKHIDTNKILETISPAKDVDGFAAINVGKLASGLDGFVPCTPLGIMEIFKAYDINLEGKNAVVIGRSNIVGKPMANLLLNANATVTVTHSKTRNLKEICADADILVAAIGRADFVTADMVKEGAVVIDVGINRMDDGKLKGDVKFDEVAPKCSFITPVPGGVGPMTIAMLLSNTIKSAKNRAKKA from the coding sequence ATGACGATATTAGACGGCAAAAACGTAAGCGCGCAGGTGAAAGAAAGAGTAAAAAACGAGGCGCTAAATTTGAAAAATCAAGGCATAGAGCCTGCGCTTGCGGTGATACTGGTGGGCGAGGATAAAGCCAGCCAAACCTACGTCGCGGCAAAAGAAAAAGCCTGCATAGCCTGCGAGATAAAAAGCGTGATGCACCGCTTGCCAGAGTCCACGACGCAAAGCGAGCTAATCGCGCTAATAGACGTGCTAAATTTAGACGACGGTATCGACGGCATCCTGGTTCAGCTGCCGCTACCAAAGCATATAGATACGAATAAAATTTTAGAAACCATTAGCCCAGCAAAAGACGTGGACGGCTTTGCCGCGATAAACGTCGGCAAGCTAGCTAGCGGACTTGACGGCTTTGTGCCTTGCACGCCGCTAGGCATAATGGAAATTTTTAAAGCCTACGATATAAACTTAGAAGGCAAAAACGCCGTCGTGATCGGACGTAGCAACATCGTGGGCAAACCTATGGCAAATCTACTGCTAAACGCCAACGCGACCGTAACCGTGACGCATAGCAAAACGCGAAATTTAAAAGAAATTTGCGCAGACGCCGACATCCTAGTAGCGGCTATCGGCAGGGCGGATTTCGTAACGGCGGATATGGTAAAAGAGGGCGCGGTGGTAATCGACGTAGGCATAAACCGCATGGACGACGGCAAGCTAAAAGGCGACGTCAAATTTGACGAAGTAGCTCCAAAATGCTCGTTTATAACGCCCGTTCCCGGAGGCGTAGGCCCGATGACCATCGCGATGCTACTGTCAAACACCATAAAATCGGCCAAAAACCGCGCGAAAAAGGCGTAA
- a CDS encoding CheB methylesterase domain-containing protein: MKQKLVLVGASTGGPGHLKRLFKGLELNGASVVIAQHMSLAFIPSFISQFDKECAAQVVMLGAPTQLKSAIYICEKNSEIISASPLMAGMCSPAKETTYNPNVDVLFHSGVQACKFADVMAILLTGIGDDGARGLNELYKVGAKCIAESEESAIVYGMPKRAKEINANLKSLPIGGIRAELERFLHA, encoded by the coding sequence TTGAAACAAAAACTGGTCTTAGTCGGCGCCTCGACGGGCGGTCCGGGACATTTAAAAAGGCTTTTTAAAGGGCTTGAGCTAAACGGGGCTAGCGTCGTTATCGCGCAGCATATGAGCCTGGCTTTCATCCCTAGTTTTATCTCGCAGTTTGACAAGGAGTGCGCGGCGCAGGTTGTGATGCTGGGCGCGCCCACGCAGCTAAAAAGCGCGATATATATCTGCGAAAAAAACTCCGAGATAATCTCTGCTAGCCCCCTAATGGCGGGCATGTGCTCGCCGGCAAAGGAGACCACGTATAACCCAAACGTAGACGTGCTTTTTCACTCCGGCGTGCAGGCTTGTAAGTTTGCCGACGTCATGGCGATCCTGCTAACTGGCATCGGCGACGACGGTGCGCGCGGACTAAACGAGCTATATAAAGTAGGCGCTAAATGCATCGCCGAAAGCGAGGAGAGCGCGATCGTCTACGGTATGCCAAAACGCGCGAAAGAAATCAACGCAAATTTAAAGTCGCTACCCATCGGCGGTATAAGAGCGGAACTAGAAAGGTTTTTACATGCTTGA
- a CDS encoding site-2 protease family protein, which translates to MNLDSIDFAQVAILVAVLVISVVGHEIAHGYAAFKFGDLTAKNLGRLSINPIKHVDPLGTIVVPALMYLSTGVTFGWAKPVPINLRTVLYNGGYKAAIVVALAGIAYNLALFALAFCAFKLIGFDGLFDSSVAQFVFMLAAVNLVLALFNLYPIPPLDGSKALEYLLRIFGLHGAANWLNGIQRYGFIALVIIVISPLKDYFFEPIRYAVTIMRMFL; encoded by the coding sequence ATGAACCTTGACAGTATCGACTTCGCTCAGGTAGCGATCCTAGTCGCCGTGCTGGTTATCTCCGTCGTCGGGCACGAGATCGCGCACGGATATGCGGCGTTTAAATTCGGCGACTTGACTGCCAAAAATTTGGGGCGGCTCAGCATAAATCCCATAAAACACGTCGATCCGCTAGGCACTATCGTCGTGCCCGCACTCATGTATCTTAGCACCGGAGTGACGTTTGGTTGGGCTAAACCGGTACCTATAAATTTACGCACGGTGCTCTATAACGGCGGCTACAAGGCAGCTATCGTTGTCGCGCTTGCTGGCATCGCATACAACCTAGCTCTTTTTGCGCTAGCGTTTTGCGCGTTTAAATTGATCGGTTTTGATGGCCTTTTTGATAGCTCGGTAGCGCAGTTTGTTTTCATGCTCGCAGCCGTAAATTTAGTCCTAGCCCTCTTTAACCTCTACCCTATCCCGCCTCTTGACGGCTCAAAAGCGCTTGAGTATCTTTTACGCATTTTCGGGCTTCACGGCGCTGCAAACTGGCTAAACGGCATACAAAGATACGGCTTTATCGCGCTAGTTATCATCGTGATCTCGCCGCTAAAAGATTACTTTTTCGAGCCGATACGATATGCCGTTACGATCATGAGGATGTTTTTGTAA
- the rpiB gene encoding ribose 5-phosphate isomerase B, translated as MKIDKIFIASDHAGFDFKAQICEILKSEGFSVCDLGTHSKDSVDYPDFAELLAQNLQRENEYGVLICGTGIGISIAANRHAHVRCALCHDVTTAKLAREHNDANVLAMGARTIGDAVAADMIKAFFDTGFAGGRHERRVKKLGGEK; from the coding sequence ATGAAAATAGACAAAATTTTTATCGCGAGCGACCACGCGGGCTTTGATTTTAAAGCGCAAATTTGCGAGATTTTAAAAAGCGAAGGTTTTAGCGTATGCGACCTAGGAACGCATAGCAAAGATAGCGTCGATTATCCCGATTTTGCCGAGCTTTTGGCGCAAAATTTGCAGCGCGAAAACGAATACGGCGTGCTAATCTGCGGCACGGGTATCGGCATCAGTATCGCGGCTAACCGCCATGCGCACGTTCGATGCGCGCTTTGTCACGACGTCACCACGGCAAAACTAGCGCGAGAGCACAACGACGCAAACGTGCTAGCCATGGGCGCCAGAACGATCGGCGACGCGGTCGCGGCAGATATGATAAAGGCCTTTTTCGATACCGGATTTGCCGGCGGCAGGCACGAAAGACGCGTGAAAAAGTTAGGAGGCGAGAAATGA